The genomic segment CGCACCGCCGCCTCGACGAACGCCTCACGCGGCTTCCTCGACCGGATCTACCTCTCCTTCTCCGACCTCCACGACTCGACGGCGAAGGCCGCGAAGGGCGCCGGTGACCTCGAAACCGGCATCGGGAAGGCGAAGCAGGGCTCGAAGGACCTCACCGACGGGCTCAAGGACGCCAAGGACGCCAGCGGCCGGCTGACCGGTGGCCTCACCAAGCTGGACAAGGGCGCGGGCGACCTGGAAAACGGTTCACGGCAGGTGGCCGACGGCACCCGGCTGCTCGCCGGCAAGGTCAACGGCGTGGCCGCCGACGTCCGGCCCTTCCTGAAGGACAACGGCAAGGCGATCGGTGACACCGCCCGGCTGGTGGCCGACGGCTCGAAGACGGTACGGGACAACCTCGGCGAGCTGGTGAAGGCCGCGCCCACCGCCGCGGCGGCCGCCCACAAGGCCTCCGACGATCTGACCGCCGTCCACCGCACCCGCTGCGAGGAGCAGTCCGTGCCCGACGCCGAGACCTGCCCCCCGCTGAAGCGCGCCACGACCGCGGCGGCGGACGTCGCGAAGGTCGCCGACGATGTGAACACACTGGTCAAGGACCAGAACGGCGAGCTGACGAAGCTGCGCGGGCAGCTCTCGGCCCTGGAGAAGCAGGCCGCCGCCCTCGCCGAACGCTCCCCGCACCTCGACGAGGACCTGGAGGACGCGGTCGCCAGGATCAACGCCCTCGACACCGGCGCCCAGAAGGTCGCCAAGGGCGCCGGCACGCTCCACACCGACCTGGGCACCGCCAGGACCGGCTCCGGCGACCTGGACACCGGGGTCGGCAAGCTGAAGAAGGGCGCCACCGGTCTGGACGACGGCCTCGTCCGGCTCGGCGACGGTTCGGCCACGCTCGCCAAGGGGCTGAACGACGGCGTCGGCCGGATACCCGACTACGACGAGGACGACCGCGACCGGCGTACCGGTGTGATGGCCGACCCCGTGCGGCTGGCCTCGCAGTCGCTGCACGACGCGCCCAACTACGGCACCGGGTTCGCCCCGTACTTCATCCCGCTCTCCCTGTGGGTCGGCTCGATGGTGGCGTACATGCTGATCCAGCCGCTCAACCGGAGGGCGCTCGCCGCCGGGGCCTCCGCCTGGCGGATCGCCTTCGCGGGCTGGCTCCCGGTCGCCGCGATCGGACTGCTCCAGGTCGCCGCGCTGATGTCCGTACTGCACTGGGGACTCGGGCTCCGGATGACGCGCGCCGCCGGGACGATCGGCTTCCTGGCCCTGGTGACCTGCTGCTTCGCCGCGATCATCCAGTGGCTCAACGCCCGGTTCGGCGCGGCGGGACGCATCCTCGTACTGGCGCTGCTGATGCTCCAGCTCACCTCGGCCGGGGGCACGTATCCCGTCCAGACCAGCCCCGGGTTCTTCGGGGCGCTCCATCCGTATCTGCCGATGAGCCACGTCGTCGACGGGCTGCGCAGACTGATCACGGGCGGCGGTCTGGGTCCGGTGTGGCTGGCGTGCGTCGTGCTGACGGCCTTCACGGCCGGGGCCCTGGCGCTGACCGCGGTCTCCGCGCGGCGCAAGCAGATGTGGACCATGGAGCGGCTGCACCCGGAGCTCAGTCTGTGAGCGCCGCCGGACCTGTGAGAATCGACGCCATGGAACGCAGTAGCACCACGCGCCGCCAGGCCACCCGGCAGAAGCTCTACGAGGCGGCCGTGACTCTCATCGCCGAGAAGGGGTTCTCGGCGACCACGGTGGACGAGATCGCCGAACGCGCCGGGGTCGCGAAGGGGACGGTCTACTACAACTTCAAGAGCAAGACGGAACTGTTCGAGGAACTGCTGCGCCACGGCGTGGGACTGCTCACCGCGTCGCTGCGGTCCGCCGCCGACGGGAGCGCGGCGCGCGGCGGCACCCGGGTGGCGGCGCTCGACGCGATGATCCGGGCGGGTCTGGTCTTCATCGACCGCTATCCGGCGTTCACCCAGCTGTACGTCGCCGAGCTCTGGCGCACCAACCGGGCCTGGCAGGGCACGCTCCTGGTGGTGCGTCAGGAGGCCGTCGCCGTGGTGGAGGAAGTCCTGCGCGAGGGGGTCGCGAACGGCGAGCTGAGCGAGGAGATCGACATCCAGCTGACGGCGGCGGCGCTGGTCGGCATGGTGCTGGTGGCCGCCCTGGACTGGCAGGCGTTCCAGCCCGAGCGGTCGATGGACGATGTGCACTCGGCGCTGTCCCTGCTGCTGTACGGGCGGGTCAGCGGACGCCGGGGCTGAGATGTCGGACGGTCCCACCGCCGGACCGTCCCCACCCCCGCCCTCACCGCTGACCGCACCACCCCGGCGAGGTGTCCTCGCCGGGGGACGTCCGTGCGCGCACACGCCGGTCCGACGAGGCTCGATCCCCCCGAGCCTCGCCGGGCCGGCGTGTGCGCCGCGCTGTCGGAGGACCTTCCCCCGTGGCCCCGTTCGTCCCCCGTGGCCCCGTGCCCTCCGTCGCGCGCCCCCGCTGCCCCGGGGATTCAGCACCGTTCCGCCGCCCCGTGCCGGCGGTGCCGGTGCGGTGTCCCCGGCGTGCCCCTCACTCTTCCCTGCGCGCGGGTGACGGCCCATCCGTGCGTCTACTCATCTCCGGCCCTGAGTACGGGTACTCAGGGCCGTTTCCGTGACCCCTGGGAGAACCGGCCGTCCGCTGGATACGATTCCGCCCGTGTCCGTACTCCCCCTGGTCTTCACAAGCGGCTGGGCGAGCGGGATCAACGCCTACGCGGTGGTCCTGCTCCTCGGCGTGTTCGGCGCGACCGGTCTCACCGACGAGGTGCCCGCCGCGCTCCAGCGCACCGATGTCCTGGTGATCGTCGGTGTGCTCTTCCTGTGCGAGGCGGTGGCGGACAAGGTCCCGTACCTGGACACCTTCTGGGACGCGGTCCACACCGTCGTCAGACCGATCGCCGGGGGCGTCGTCGCGGCGCTGCTGGCCGGGCAGAGCGGTTCGCTGCCGGAGCTGGCCGCGGGTGCGATCGGCGGGTCGACCGCGCTGGTCAGCCATCTGGTGAAGGCGGGCACCCGGATGGCGGTGAACACGTCACCCGAGCCGTTCAGCAATGTCCTGGTGAGCCTCGTCGAGGATCTGGCGGTGGCGGGTGTCATCACCTTCGCGGTGTTCCATCCGGTGCTGGCCGCGACCGTCGCGGGGGCCTTCCTGCTGCTCGGCGTGGCGACCGTGGCGTTCCTGGCCGGCCGCATCCGCCGGTTCCTGCGGCGCCGGGCGCAGCGGCGTGAGGAGAGACGTGCGGCGGGGGCAGGCCTCGCCCGGCCTCTCGGCTGAGCTGTCGGTGGTGGCCGTTAAGGTCACTGACATGGCACGAATTGCGGTGATCGGCGCCGGGGCGGGCGCCATGGCGGCGGCCGCCCGGCTCGCCGTGGCGGGGCACCGGGTGACGGTGTACGAGCGGTCGGGGACGTACGGCGGCTCGGTCGGCCGGTACGCCCACGACGGCTTCACCTTCGACACGGGGCCCGGACTGCTGCGGCTGCCCGCGGTCTGGCGCGATCTCTTCGTGAAGACGGGCAAGGAGCCGCTGGAGCGGTGCGTCACGCTGACCCAGGTCGATCCGGCGAGCCGTCACCTCTTCACGGACGGCACGTCGGTCACCCTGCCGAACGCCTCTCGGGCCGGGGTGACCGCCGCGCTGGACACCGCGCTCGGGGAAGGCGCGGGGGCACGCTGGGGCGCGTTCCTGGACCGGGCCCGCGGCGCCTGGGACCGTTCGCGACGGCCGCTGCTGGAGGAGCCGTTGCCGCCCGACCCTCGGACGCTGGCCCACGATCCGTATCCGGCGCTCCGGCGGCGCCGGCTGCTGCGCGGCGCCCGGCGGGCGGGCACGGTGGCGGAGATCGGGGCCTGGGAGCTGGCGGACCCGAGGCTGGCCGCGCTCCTCGACGGATACGCCCTCGCGTACGGGCTCGACCCGCGGCGCGCGCCCGCGAGCGCCGCGCTGCTGCCGTACCTGGAGGAGACGTTCGGCAGCTGGTACGTCATGGGCGGGATGCGGGCGCTGGCGCGGGCGGTGTACGAGCGGTGCCTGGCCCGCCGGGTGGAGTTCGTGTTCGACGCGGAGGTGGTCCGGATCGTCGAGAAGGACGGCAGGGCCACGGGCGTCGAGCTGGCGTCCGGGACGGTCGCCGAGGCCGATCACGTGGTGCTGGGCGCACAGCCGCGCGCGGACCTGACGTTTGGTCAGGAGCTCTGGTCCGGCGGAGCGGTGACGCCGCAGCCGCGTCCGGGCGGCGGCGCCGTGCCGGGAAGGTT from the Streptomyces sp. AM 4-1-1 genome contains:
- a CDS encoding YhgE/Pip domain-containing protein, yielding MRSPGLAALELKRFGRGRLPRAALAALLLLPLLYGALYLWSFWDPYGRLDKIPVALVNADKGATTGGERVRAGDEITEKLLDSKVFDWHEVSATEAHKGLEDGTYYLSLTMPADFSRRITSSSGDSPETSALQVRTNDANNYIVGQISRTVFAEVRTAASTNASRGFLDRIYLSFSDLHDSTAKAAKGAGDLETGIGKAKQGSKDLTDGLKDAKDASGRLTGGLTKLDKGAGDLENGSRQVADGTRLLAGKVNGVAADVRPFLKDNGKAIGDTARLVADGSKTVRDNLGELVKAAPTAAAAAHKASDDLTAVHRTRCEEQSVPDAETCPPLKRATTAAADVAKVADDVNTLVKDQNGELTKLRGQLSALEKQAAALAERSPHLDEDLEDAVARINALDTGAQKVAKGAGTLHTDLGTARTGSGDLDTGVGKLKKGATGLDDGLVRLGDGSATLAKGLNDGVGRIPDYDEDDRDRRTGVMADPVRLASQSLHDAPNYGTGFAPYFIPLSLWVGSMVAYMLIQPLNRRALAAGASAWRIAFAGWLPVAAIGLLQVAALMSVLHWGLGLRMTRAAGTIGFLALVTCCFAAIIQWLNARFGAAGRILVLALLMLQLTSAGGTYPVQTSPGFFGALHPYLPMSHVVDGLRRLITGGGLGPVWLACVVLTAFTAGALALTAVSARRKQMWTMERLHPELSL
- a CDS encoding TetR/AcrR family transcriptional regulator, which gives rise to MERSSTTRRQATRQKLYEAAVTLIAEKGFSATTVDEIAERAGVAKGTVYYNFKSKTELFEELLRHGVGLLTASLRSAADGSAARGGTRVAALDAMIRAGLVFIDRYPAFTQLYVAELWRTNRAWQGTLLVVRQEAVAVVEEVLREGVANGELSEEIDIQLTAAALVGMVLVAALDWQAFQPERSMDDVHSALSLLLYGRVSGRRG
- a CDS encoding DUF4126 domain-containing protein; protein product: MSVLPLVFTSGWASGINAYAVVLLLGVFGATGLTDEVPAALQRTDVLVIVGVLFLCEAVADKVPYLDTFWDAVHTVVRPIAGGVVAALLAGQSGSLPELAAGAIGGSTALVSHLVKAGTRMAVNTSPEPFSNVLVSLVEDLAVAGVITFAVFHPVLAATVAGAFLLLGVATVAFLAGRIRRFLRRRAQRREERRAAGAGLARPLG
- a CDS encoding NAD(P)/FAD-dependent oxidoreductase; the encoded protein is MARIAVIGAGAGAMAAAARLAVAGHRVTVYERSGTYGGSVGRYAHDGFTFDTGPGLLRLPAVWRDLFVKTGKEPLERCVTLTQVDPASRHLFTDGTSVTLPNASRAGVTAALDTALGEGAGARWGAFLDRARGAWDRSRRPLLEEPLPPDPRTLAHDPYPALRRRRLLRGARRAGTVAEIGAWELADPRLAALLDGYALAYGLDPRRAPASAALLPYLEETFGSWYVMGGMRALARAVYERCLARRVEFVFDAEVVRIVEKDGRATGVELASGTVAEADHVVLGAQPRADLTFGQELWSGGAVTPQPRPGGGAVPGRFMVLLSLRGGRHPDSAHRTVVHGADGAAEREAVFGGRVADRPTVTVLRPDDPSTRPDEAHEAVTLVATVAPHDGRVDWADPELRARYAEVLIDVASAAVPGLRERILHREVRTPVETAADTGAVGGSVPAPALAGAAGAYLHAGNRTGLPGLYLAGGWSHPGGGLAHAGMSGALVAGLIVEGDGFRGSR